Genomic window (bacterium):
GATTTTCCAGCCACCCTTTTAATCTCCTAATAATAAAGTCGTGAACCTTCCAATTCTCATTACTTCTATGTTTACTCATTCACGCTACTCCTTATTAAGGAATTTCCTAATTCCCTTCCTCGTCACCTTTAATGTAAATCTTCAGCGGAAACTTAAACGAGGGAATAATCGGCTAATTCGGCTTTGCAGCATTATGTACCAGGAGCAGGCTTCGATATGGTGAAACCTGTACCTTGAGGTGTTTCCTGGTAATCGATAACCAGACCCTTTAGCGCTGGGGCTAAATCAGAGGCTATAAGCAATAGCTTTATACCCTTTTCGCTTTTCACTACTTGATCCTCTTCTTTTTCTTTGTCCAAAACCAACTCTAACTTGTTTGGCATCGCCGGGGAAGAAGTAATCCTGATAGCCACTTCTGGTTCCGTTATCTGTTTTTGTAAGAGTTCTTTAAGTTTTTCTTTTGCAGTTGCAGTCACTGTTAACATATCATACCTCCTTACCATATGCTTTTATACTTCTTATACTCATTACCCTAAGGCTTTCGGGGTTTTCTCCAAATTGGATTCTACGCTGTTACCCT
Coding sequences:
- a CDS encoding iron-sulfur cluster biosynthesis family protein; its protein translation is MLTVTATAKEKLKELLQKQITEPEVAIRITSSPAMPNKLELVLDKEKEEDQVVKSEKGIKLLLIASDLAPALKGLVIDYQETPQGTGFTISKPAPGT